A region from the Streptosporangium sp. NBC_01756 genome encodes:
- the pgm gene encoding phosphoglucomutase (alpha-D-glucose-1,6-bisphosphate-dependent) produces the protein MTHDRAGQPAQPSDLVDVARLVTAYYALRPDPGEVGQRVAFGTSGHRGSALNTAFNEDHILATSQAIVEYRAAQGVDGPLFLGADTHALSEPARVSALEVFAANGVRVLIDSRDGYTPTPAVSHAILVHNRGRAAGQADGVVVTPSHNPPGDGGFKYNPPNGGPADTDATSWIQDRANALIAGGLKEVRRLPYARALAADTTGRHDFLGAYVDDLPSVLDIDAIREAGVRIGADPLGGASVAYWGEIADRHRLDLTVVNPLTDPTWRFMTLDWDGKIRMDCSSPYAMASLIANRDAFDVSTGNDADSDRHGVVTPDGGLLNPNHYLAVAISYLYSHRPDWPAGAGIGKTLVSSGMIDRVAADLGRRLMEVPVGFKWFVSGLLDGSLGFGGEESAGASFLRRDGSVWTTDKDGIILALLASEIIATTGRSPSEHYADLTARFGDPAYARVDAPATREQKAVLARLSAEQVTAETLAGEPIRQVLTSAPGNGAAIGGVKVSTDSAWFAARPSGTEDVYKIYAESFKGPEHLTEVQEAARELVSESLK, from the coding sequence ATGACGCACGACCGCGCGGGACAGCCCGCCCAGCCGTCCGACCTGGTTGACGTGGCCCGCCTGGTGACCGCCTACTACGCCCTGCGCCCCGACCCCGGGGAGGTCGGCCAGCGGGTGGCGTTCGGGACGTCGGGCCATCGGGGCTCGGCGCTGAACACCGCGTTCAACGAGGATCACATCCTGGCGACCAGCCAGGCCATCGTGGAGTACCGGGCGGCGCAGGGGGTGGACGGCCCGCTGTTCCTCGGTGCCGACACCCACGCTCTCTCGGAGCCCGCGCGGGTGTCGGCGCTGGAGGTGTTCGCCGCCAACGGGGTGCGGGTCCTGATCGACAGCCGCGACGGCTACACCCCGACACCGGCGGTCTCGCATGCGATCCTCGTGCACAACCGCGGGCGCGCGGCGGGGCAGGCCGACGGCGTGGTGGTGACCCCCTCGCACAACCCGCCCGGCGACGGCGGCTTCAAGTACAACCCGCCGAACGGCGGACCGGCCGACACCGACGCCACCTCCTGGATCCAGGACCGGGCCAACGCGCTGATCGCGGGCGGGCTCAAGGAGGTCAGACGGCTCCCCTACGCCAGGGCGCTGGCCGCCGACACGACCGGCCGGCATGATTTTCTCGGCGCCTATGTGGACGACCTGCCGTCGGTGCTGGACATCGACGCGATCAGGGAGGCGGGCGTGCGCATCGGCGCCGATCCGCTGGGTGGGGCGAGCGTGGCCTACTGGGGGGAGATCGCCGACCGGCACCGGCTGGACCTGACGGTGGTCAACCCGCTGACCGACCCGACGTGGCGGTTCATGACGCTGGACTGGGACGGCAAGATCCGGATGGACTGCTCGTCGCCGTACGCCATGGCCTCCCTCATCGCGAACCGTGACGCGTTCGACGTCTCCACGGGCAACGACGCCGATTCCGACCGGCACGGCGTCGTCACTCCCGACGGGGGTCTGCTGAACCCCAACCACTATCTCGCCGTGGCGATCTCCTACCTCTACTCCCACCGTCCGGACTGGCCGGCCGGTGCCGGGATCGGCAAGACGCTGGTGAGCAGCGGCATGATCGACCGAGTGGCCGCCGACCTGGGCAGGCGGCTGATGGAGGTGCCCGTCGGGTTCAAGTGGTTCGTTTCGGGACTGCTGGACGGATCACTCGGTTTCGGCGGTGAGGAGAGCGCGGGGGCGTCGTTCCTGCGCCGCGACGGCTCGGTGTGGACCACCGACAAGGACGGGATCATCCTGGCGCTGCTGGCCTCGGAGATCATCGCGACCACCGGTCGTTCACCGAGTGAGCACTACGCGGACCTGACCGCCAGGTTCGGCGATCCGGCCTATGCCCGGGTCGACGCCCCCGCGACCCGGGAGCAGAAGGCGGTGCTCGCCAGGCTCTCGGCGGAACAGGTCACCGCCGAGACCCTCGCCGGGGAGCCGATCCGGCAGGTGCTCACCTCGGCGCCCGGCAACGGCGCCGCCATCGGCGGGGTCAAGGTCAGTACCGACAGCGCGTGGTTCGCCGCCCGCCCCTCCGGTACGGAGGACGTGTACAAGATCTACGCCGAGTCCTTCAAGGGGCCCGAGCACCTCACCGAGGTGCAGGAGGCGGCCAGGGAGCTGGTGTCGGAGTCGCTCAAGTGA
- a CDS encoding sugar phosphate isomerase/epimerase family protein, giving the protein MNPLAVQLYSVREQAAVDRRAVLRRIAEIGYGAVEPYDAHLDPDGLAADLEETGLRVCSVHAPLLGEQRGVALAAAVRVGADAVIVPSAPVEWFADRAGLERAARALNEAAREAADHGLRLGYHNHWWELEQQVDGRPALEALEELLAPEVFLEVDVYWAATGGADPSALLTRLGGRVGYLHVKDGPATKEGPMTAVGAGEVPIPDALAAAPGAVRIVELDHCATDMVEALADSHAYLTGLVETGRVSP; this is encoded by the coding sequence TTGAACCCACTTGCCGTCCAGCTGTACTCCGTGCGCGAGCAGGCCGCGGTCGACCGCCGTGCCGTGCTGCGCCGCATCGCCGAGATCGGTTACGGCGCGGTCGAACCCTACGACGCGCACCTGGACCCCGACGGGCTCGCCGCGGATCTGGAGGAGACCGGTCTGCGGGTGTGCAGCGTGCACGCCCCGCTGCTCGGCGAGCAGCGGGGCGTGGCACTGGCCGCGGCGGTGCGGGTCGGAGCGGACGCGGTCATCGTGCCGTCCGCCCCCGTGGAGTGGTTCGCCGATCGGGCCGGCCTCGAGCGGGCGGCCCGAGCCCTCAACGAGGCGGCCCGCGAGGCGGCCGACCACGGCCTGCGGCTGGGATACCACAATCACTGGTGGGAGCTGGAGCAGCAGGTGGACGGCCGTCCCGCGCTGGAGGCGCTGGAGGAACTGCTGGCGCCCGAGGTGTTCTTGGAGGTCGACGTCTACTGGGCCGCGACCGGCGGGGCCGACCCGTCCGCGCTGCTGACACGTCTGGGCGGACGGGTCGGCTACCTGCACGTCAAGGACGGGCCCGCGACGAAGGAGGGCCCCATGACGGCGGTGGGCGCGGGCGAGGTCCCGATCCCGGACGCCCTGGCCGCCGCGCCCGGCGCGGTGCGGATCGTGGAGCTGGACCACTGCGCCACCGACATGGTCGAGGCGCTGGCCGACAGCCACGCCTACCTGACCGGCCTCGTCGAGACCGGGCGGGTGAGCCCGTGA
- a CDS encoding MFS transporter, with amino-acid sequence MSVHATPRQAVSGISSPYRWVILLLCWASFTMTSVDRSTWGPASASIGEALGVSLAGLGVFATAYYIGYVVSNAGGGFLTDWLGARNILAGSLFVAGGFMVLFGSSPSAGVGIAFQALIGLFAGADYAAGVKLITVWFTSEGRGLAMGVFMTATSLGTVIANAVVPRLIQWQSWETSYHFFGAASMVLAVACLLLIRNGDAGAGARSEAGPQKPDLRPLMGNRDLLLLGLAGFGGLWGTYGFITWSNTLMVKGNGIDPVTAGTVVVVFGIVAVVSKPLIGLVTDLIGKGRRIPTVVVLAFFVVTLLVFGSMTTATQFLIVAPFLGLGAYIYSPLMVAMIPDLSGQRLAGSAAGATNAVWQLGSVIVPVVIGAVFQTTGSFYAAFVTLAIGPLVGAILMFFVREPGKAA; translated from the coding sequence ATGAGTGTTCACGCCACGCCACGCCAGGCCGTGTCCGGCATCTCGTCGCCGTACCGCTGGGTGATCCTCCTCCTGTGCTGGGCGTCGTTCACGATGACCTCGGTCGACCGCTCGACCTGGGGCCCCGCCTCGGCGTCGATCGGCGAGGCGCTGGGGGTCTCCCTGGCGGGCCTGGGCGTCTTCGCGACGGCCTACTACATCGGCTACGTCGTCTCCAACGCCGGGGGCGGCTTCCTCACCGACTGGCTCGGGGCGAGGAACATCCTGGCCGGATCGCTGTTCGTGGCCGGCGGCTTCATGGTGCTGTTCGGATCGAGCCCCTCGGCCGGCGTCGGCATCGCCTTCCAGGCACTGATCGGCCTGTTCGCCGGGGCGGACTACGCCGCGGGCGTCAAGCTCATCACGGTGTGGTTCACCTCCGAGGGCCGGGGACTGGCCATGGGCGTTTTCATGACCGCCACCTCGCTGGGCACCGTGATCGCCAATGCCGTGGTGCCCCGGCTCATCCAGTGGCAGAGCTGGGAGACCTCCTACCACTTCTTCGGCGCGGCCTCGATGGTGCTGGCCGTCGCCTGTCTCCTCCTCATCCGCAACGGCGACGCCGGCGCCGGCGCCCGGAGCGAGGCCGGGCCGCAGAAGCCGGACCTGCGCCCCCTGATGGGCAACCGCGATCTGCTCCTGCTCGGCCTGGCCGGTTTCGGCGGCCTGTGGGGCACCTACGGCTTCATCACCTGGTCGAACACCCTGATGGTGAAGGGCAACGGCATCGACCCGGTGACCGCCGGAACCGTCGTGGTGGTCTTCGGTATCGTGGCCGTCGTCAGCAAGCCGCTGATCGGACTGGTGACCGACCTGATCGGCAAGGGCCGCAGGATCCCCACCGTGGTCGTGCTGGCGTTCTTCGTCGTCACGTTGCTGGTCTTCGGCAGCATGACCACGGCGACCCAGTTCCTCATCGTGGCGCCCTTCCTCGGACTCGGCGCCTACATCTACAGCCCGCTCATGGTCGCGATGATCCCCGACCTGTCCGGGCAGCGGCTGGCCGGCTCCGCGGCGGGCGCGACCAACGCGGTCTGGCAACTCGGCAGCGTCATCGTGCCCGTCGTCATCGGCGCGGTCTTCCAGACGACGGGTTCCTTCTACGCGGCATTCGTCACTCTCGCGATCGGCCCCCTCGTCGGCGCGATCCTCATGTTCTTCGTCCGCGAGCCCGGAAAGGCGGCATGA
- a CDS encoding LLM class F420-dependent oxidoreductase, which translates to MGIGRIGVWHPLFGRAPVLDIRRAATEIEHLGYDTLWFGEAQGTREALGAAGILLAATNHISVATGIANIWVRDATAMAAGGRALGEAYPGRFALGIGVSHAPLVSQRGHDYTRPLAAMSAYLDAMDTAARDLPFADDPPTPRLLAALRPRMLELARDKADGAHPYFVPPEHTVLARKTLGPGPILAPEQAVVLERDPARAREIAREHMAGYLRLPNYVNNLRHLGYEDDDFVGGGSDRLVDAIVAWGDVEAVARRISAHLDAGADHVAIQPLPSDLHGGVAQLAELAPALGVRPGGGPGPVLGEG; encoded by the coding sequence ATGGGCATCGGACGGATCGGCGTATGGCATCCCCTGTTCGGCAGGGCTCCGGTCCTGGACATCCGGCGGGCCGCGACCGAGATCGAGCACCTCGGCTACGACACGCTGTGGTTCGGCGAGGCGCAGGGGACCAGAGAGGCACTCGGCGCCGCGGGAATCCTGCTCGCGGCCACGAATCACATCTCGGTCGCGACCGGTATCGCCAACATCTGGGTGCGGGACGCGACCGCCATGGCGGCCGGGGGAAGGGCTCTCGGCGAGGCCTATCCCGGGCGGTTCGCCCTGGGCATCGGGGTCAGCCACGCGCCCCTCGTCTCCCAGCGCGGTCACGACTACACGCGTCCCCTCGCCGCGATGAGCGCCTATCTCGACGCGATGGACACCGCCGCACGCGACCTGCCGTTCGCCGACGACCCGCCCACGCCCAGACTGCTCGCCGCGCTGCGGCCCCGGATGCTGGAGCTCGCCCGGGACAAGGCCGACGGCGCCCACCCCTACTTCGTGCCGCCGGAGCACACCGTGCTCGCCCGCAAGACCCTCGGGCCGGGCCCGATCCTCGCCCCCGAGCAGGCCGTCGTCCTGGAGCGCGATCCGGCGAGAGCACGGGAGATCGCCCGCGAGCACATGGCCGGCTACCTGAGGTTGCCGAACTACGTCAACAACCTGCGCCACCTCGGCTACGAGGACGACGACTTCGTCGGCGGAGGCAGCGACCGGCTGGTGGACGCGATCGTCGCCTGGGGGGACGTGGAGGCCGTCGCCAGGCGGATCAGCGCCCATCTGGACGCCGGAGCGGATCACGTCGCGATCCAGCCGCTCCCCTCCGACCTGCACGGGGGCGTCGCCCAGCTCGCGGAACTGGCACCCGCTCTGGGCGTGCGGCCCGGAGGTGGGCCGGGACCGGTCCTCGGAGAGGGCTGA
- a CDS encoding fasciclin domain-containing protein, translating to MKKKSLLASALTVLALTAVPVAAQATTTSSLLRLSPTPVPTDMTSESPTDMTSEAPGATQPFGPGCASLPTSGPGSPSTMATEPVGTALSDNPELSTLAKAVEQAGLADTLNSAKDITVFAPTNEAFAKLPKEALDKVLADKEQLTKVLQNHVVEGRKSQSDLAGGTLTTLGGGTLTVTGSGEDYTVNDAKILCGNLQTSNATVYLVDSVLLPEAGASPS from the coding sequence GTGAAGAAGAAGTCTCTTCTCGCCTCGGCTCTGACCGTGCTGGCCCTGACCGCGGTACCGGTCGCCGCCCAGGCGACGACCACGAGTTCCCTCCTCCGGCTTTCTCCTACGCCCGTGCCCACCGACATGACCTCCGAGTCTCCGACCGACATGACCTCCGAGGCCCCCGGAGCGACCCAGCCGTTCGGTCCCGGCTGCGCCTCCCTGCCCACCTCCGGACCGGGCAGCCCCAGCACCATGGCCACGGAGCCGGTCGGCACCGCGCTCTCCGACAACCCCGAACTGTCCACGCTGGCCAAGGCCGTCGAGCAGGCGGGGCTGGCCGACACGCTGAACTCCGCCAAGGACATCACGGTGTTCGCGCCCACCAACGAGGCGTTCGCCAAGCTTCCGAAGGAAGCCCTCGACAAGGTACTGGCGGACAAGGAGCAACTGACCAAGGTTCTCCAGAACCATGTCGTCGAGGGCAGGAAGTCCCAGTCCGACCTGGCCGGGGGAACGCTGACCACGCTGGGCGGCGGCACGCTGACCGTCACGGGTTCCGGCGAGGACTACACCGTCAACGACGCCAAGATCCTCTGCGGCAACCTTCAGACCTCCAACGCCACCGTCTACCTCGTCGACTCGGTCCTGCTGCCCGAAGCCGGGGCGTCACCGAGTTGA
- a CDS encoding NAD(P)/FAD-dependent oxidoreductase, whose amino-acid sequence MSDTVVVVGAGLAGLSCAVRLHSAGVPVRVVEAAGEVGGRVRTEIVDGFRLDRGFQVFNTAYPEAGRVLDIRALDLRAIASGLIVFDGGRRERFMLPWRHPEHALSGVLADVGSLRDKVSLAALTARDIAFPAELLRGGTERTTQEELRHWGISPRMIDKLFRPFLSGVLLERDLQTSSRFFHLLWRSFVRGTVGLPALGMGEIPRQLAARLPVGALSLGTPVAEVTAEGVRLAAGGTVPGRAVVVATDPGTAAALYPGLGIPEMRAVTTFYHAAPRSPLGEPTQIVDAEGLVTDTLVLTDVAPTYSSDGRALISTSLLGALSDADEPSVRSRLAQIYATDTSAWQHLATYPIEAALPAMTPPFLLRRPVRFAPGRYVCGDHRDTGSQQGALVSGRRAADAVLADLTGLD is encoded by the coding sequence ATGTCGGACACCGTGGTCGTCGTGGGTGCCGGGCTGGCCGGCCTGTCGTGTGCGGTCCGGCTGCACTCCGCCGGGGTGCCGGTCCGGGTCGTCGAGGCCGCGGGGGAGGTGGGCGGCCGGGTGCGCACCGAGATCGTGGACGGCTTCCGGCTCGACCGGGGGTTTCAGGTGTTCAACACCGCCTATCCGGAGGCCGGGCGGGTCCTCGACATCCGCGCCCTGGACCTGCGCGCGATCGCCTCGGGGCTGATCGTCTTCGACGGTGGCCGGCGGGAGCGTTTCATGCTGCCCTGGCGGCATCCCGAGCACGCGCTCAGCGGTGTGCTGGCCGATGTGGGATCGCTCCGCGACAAGGTCTCCCTGGCCGCGCTGACCGCACGTGACATCGCCTTCCCCGCCGAGCTGCTGCGCGGTGGCACCGAACGCACCACGCAGGAGGAGCTCCGGCACTGGGGCATCTCGCCCAGGATGATCGACAAGCTGTTCCGCCCTTTCCTGTCCGGCGTCCTGCTCGAACGGGACCTCCAGACCTCCAGCCGGTTCTTCCACCTGCTCTGGCGGTCCTTCGTCCGGGGCACGGTCGGGCTGCCCGCGCTCGGCATGGGGGAGATTCCCCGCCAGCTCGCCGCCCGGCTTCCGGTGGGGGCGCTGTCGCTCGGCACTCCGGTCGCCGAGGTGACGGCGGAGGGGGTCCGGCTGGCCGCCGGGGGGACGGTTCCGGGCCGCGCGGTGGTCGTGGCCACCGATCCGGGTACGGCCGCCGCCCTCTACCCCGGGTTGGGAATCCCGGAGATGCGCGCGGTCACCACCTTCTACCACGCCGCCCCCCGTTCCCCACTGGGGGAACCCACGCAGATCGTCGACGCCGAGGGCCTGGTCACCGACACCCTGGTTCTCACCGACGTCGCGCCCACCTACTCCTCGGACGGCCGCGCCCTGATCTCCACCTCCCTGCTGGGCGCCCTCTCGGACGCCGACGAGCCATCGGTCCGATCGCGGCTGGCCCAGATCTACGCGACGGACACCTCCGCCTGGCAGCACTTGGCGACCTACCCGATCGAGGCCGCGCTGCCCGCGATGACACCGCCCTTCCTGCTGCGCCGCCCGGTTCGCTTCGCGCCCGGCCGCTACGTGTGCGGCGATCATCGGGACACCGGTTCCCAGCAGGGTGCCCTGGTCTCCGGCCGACGCGCGGCAGACGCCGTTCTGGCCGATCTGACCGGGCTGGACTGA
- a CDS encoding Gfo/Idh/MocA family protein, producing MTAPVGVAVVGCGTISHEYLRNLTAFPDLRVVACADLDVARAREAAERYGVPVAGAPAEVIAHPDVELVVNLTIPAAHAAVAAAAVQAGRHVYNEKPFALDAESGAEVIEAAAVAGVRVGCAPDTFLGAGLQTAARLIADGAIGTPLTALTLLQSPGPESWHHSPEFLFQRGAGPLFDMGPYYLTALATLFGPVRRVAAVARRAREERVIGSGPRAGTRFPVEVPTHTTALLEFAAGQAATMVFSFDSPLRRSGFIEITGTEATMELPDPNAFDGRVRLRRALADDWVGVPAEGTTAGRGLGVLDMAQAIRAGRPHRATGELGLHVLEVMLSVAASAERGEFLPVTGTCPVPDLLPAGWDPAVGTRAETP from the coding sequence GTGACGGCTCCGGTCGGGGTGGCCGTCGTCGGCTGCGGCACCATCAGCCACGAGTATCTGCGCAATCTCACCGCCTTCCCCGATCTGCGGGTGGTGGCGTGCGCGGACCTCGACGTCGCCCGTGCCCGGGAGGCGGCGGAGCGGTACGGCGTACCGGTGGCCGGCGCTCCGGCGGAGGTGATCGCCCATCCTGACGTGGAGCTGGTCGTCAACCTCACGATCCCGGCCGCGCACGCGGCGGTGGCCGCCGCCGCGGTCCAGGCCGGACGTCATGTCTACAACGAGAAGCCGTTCGCGCTGGACGCCGAGTCCGGTGCCGAGGTGATCGAGGCCGCCGCCGTGGCGGGAGTGCGCGTCGGCTGCGCCCCCGACACCTTCCTGGGCGCGGGACTGCAGACCGCGGCCCGGCTCATCGCCGACGGCGCCATCGGCACCCCGCTGACCGCCCTGACGCTGCTGCAGTCTCCCGGCCCCGAGTCCTGGCATCACAGCCCGGAGTTCCTGTTCCAGCGGGGCGCCGGACCGCTGTTCGACATGGGGCCCTACTACCTGACCGCCCTGGCGACGCTGTTCGGCCCGGTCCGGCGGGTCGCCGCGGTCGCCCGCCGGGCGCGGGAGGAGCGGGTCATCGGCTCGGGCCCCAGGGCCGGGACCCGGTTCCCCGTCGAGGTCCCCACGCACACCACCGCTCTCCTGGAGTTCGCCGCGGGCCAGGCCGCCACCATGGTGTTCAGCTTCGACTCGCCGCTGCGGCGCTCGGGGTTCATCGAGATCACCGGGACGGAGGCGACCATGGAGCTGCCCGACCCCAACGCCTTCGACGGTCGGGTGCGTCTGCGCCGGGCTCTCGCCGACGACTGGGTCGGTGTCCCCGCGGAGGGGACCACCGCGGGCCGGGGCCTGGGCGTGCTCGACATGGCCCAGGCCATCCGCGCGGGGCGGCCGCACCGGGCCACCGGTGAGCTGGGCCTGCACGTCCTGGAGGTGATGCTGTCCGTCGCCGCCTCGGCGGAGCGGGGTGAGTTCCTGCCGGTGACGGGCACCTGCCCGGTCCCCGACCTGCTGCCCGCCGGGTGGGATCCGGCGGTGGGGACGCGCGCGGAGACTCCGTGA
- a CDS encoding NADPH-dependent FMN reductase yields MKIIGMAGSLRPGSYVRRLLEASARELPASVDFETWDGLDRVSPFRDGPLPQRVDELCHTLSAADGMLIVAPAYSVLPPQLGHALNWMASQRGGAVLVGKPVAVVTACLHAHEAMWTQTELRRALGAAGAVVYGTDLVVSPVLSQFDSDGRIIDPEFRDRLHSVLDGLCAPSLAKSAVRKAAGAVPATT; encoded by the coding sequence ATGAAGATCATTGGAATGGCGGGCAGCCTCCGTCCGGGTTCGTACGTCCGGAGGCTGCTGGAGGCGTCGGCCCGGGAGCTGCCGGCGTCGGTGGACTTCGAGACCTGGGACGGGCTCGACCGGGTGTCCCCCTTCCGGGACGGGCCGCTTCCCCAGCGGGTGGATGAACTGTGCCACACCCTCTCCGCGGCGGACGGCATGCTGATCGTGGCCCCGGCGTACAGCGTTCTGCCGCCCCAGCTCGGCCACGCGCTGAACTGGATGGCCTCCCAGCGCGGTGGCGCGGTCCTGGTGGGCAAGCCGGTGGCGGTGGTGACCGCCTGCCTGCACGCTCACGAGGCGATGTGGACGCAGACCGAGCTGCGCCGCGCGCTCGGTGCCGCCGGCGCGGTCGTCTACGGAACGGACCTGGTTGTGTCTCCGGTTCTGAGCCAGTTCGACTCCGACGGCAGGATCATCGACCCGGAGTTCCGCGACCGGCTCCACTCGGTGCTGGACGGACTGTGCGCGCCGTCCCTGGCGAAGTCCGCGGTGCGGAAGGCCGCCGGAGCGGTCCCGGCCACCACTTGA
- a CDS encoding FAD-dependent oxidoreductase, translated as MIQMTEHYDVIVAGGGSGGVAAAVGAARAGARTLLVERGPCLGGAATLRNVLTYCGLYTRAEPYTQVVYGVAEEVLAGLRAEGAVTEPQKFTAVAVVFDPETAKRVLDDLCVGAGAEPRLHSMLLGARREDDRIVSAQIADHSGVHEITAAAFVDATGEADLAARAGAGVRYGNDGKVQNGSLGVRFGGVPADARVTRDTVREAVRAAKARGAGPLLAEQGLIARLPISGDVIAYLVDEAYDARDASDTSRAEISAREQSRAYLEVIRSLPGCSGAHIVSTGPELGTRESRHVVAQYRMSESDVLGGGRFDDAVALGAWPVEYHPGPGVPSEWRFIEGDGYYEIPFGAICSADTGNLFAAGRTIDGDRAAGGSLRVMGTAFATGHAAGIAAAGVADQGKTDASAVRAELVRQDAFLP; from the coding sequence ATGATCCAGATGACCGAGCACTACGACGTGATCGTCGCGGGTGGTGGATCCGGCGGAGTCGCCGCCGCGGTCGGCGCGGCCCGCGCCGGAGCGCGCACCCTCCTCGTCGAGCGCGGTCCGTGCCTGGGCGGTGCGGCCACCCTGCGCAACGTCCTCACCTACTGCGGCCTGTACACCCGGGCGGAGCCGTACACGCAGGTGGTGTACGGCGTGGCCGAGGAGGTCCTGGCCGGCCTGCGCGCCGAGGGCGCCGTCACTGAGCCGCAGAAGTTCACCGCCGTGGCCGTCGTCTTCGACCCCGAGACCGCCAAGCGGGTGCTCGACGACCTGTGCGTCGGCGCGGGCGCGGAGCCCCGGCTGCACAGCATGCTGCTGGGTGCCCGCCGGGAGGACGACCGCATCGTGTCGGCTCAGATCGCCGACCATTCGGGGGTGCACGAGATCACCGCTGCGGCCTTCGTGGACGCCACCGGCGAGGCCGATCTCGCCGCCCGCGCCGGCGCCGGGGTCCGTTACGGCAACGACGGCAAGGTCCAGAACGGATCGCTCGGTGTCCGCTTCGGCGGCGTTCCCGCCGACGCCCGGGTCACCAGGGACACAGTCCGGGAGGCGGTCCGCGCCGCCAAGGCCCGCGGCGCCGGTCCGCTCCTCGCCGAGCAGGGCCTGATCGCCCGCCTCCCGATCTCCGGCGACGTGATCGCCTACCTGGTCGACGAGGCCTACGACGCCCGCGACGCGAGCGACACCAGCCGGGCCGAGATCTCCGCGCGAGAGCAGTCCCGGGCCTACCTTGAGGTGATCCGGTCGCTCCCGGGTTGCTCGGGTGCCCACATCGTCAGCACCGGTCCGGAGCTGGGCACCAGGGAGTCCCGGCATGTCGTCGCCCAGTACCGGATGTCGGAGTCCGACGTGCTGGGCGGCGGCCGGTTCGACGACGCCGTCGCACTGGGCGCGTGGCCGGTGGAGTACCACCCGGGCCCGGGGGTGCCCTCCGAGTGGAGGTTCATCGAGGGCGACGGCTACTACGAGATCCCCTTCGGCGCGATATGCAGCGCCGACACCGGCAACCTGTTCGCCGCGGGACGCACCATCGACGGCGACAGGGCGGCCGGCGGCTCCCTGCGGGTCATGGGCACCGCGTTCGCGACGGGTCACGCCGCGGGGATCGCCGCCGCCGGAGTCGCCGACCAGGGCAAGACCGACGCATCCGCCGTACGGGCCGAACTGGTCCGCCAGGACGCCTTCCTGCCCTGA
- a CDS encoding diacylglycerol/lipid kinase family protein, which yields MAELLAIYNEGAGGADDAARTAAMEMLRGGADVIEAPAGQKDLDEMLDAHPGRDVVVLGGDGSLHVVVSALHRRDELGTRTVGLVPLGTGNDFARGLGIPLDPEVAARIVLAGRPQPLDLLVDDEGEVVVNAVHLGIGAEASRRATPLKPALGRLAYGVGGLLAGVWSPGWRLSVTVDGRSLADGRPVLMVGVGNGVTIGGGTPLTPGARPDDGKVDVVVALTTGPMDRLLYALRLRQGTHPDLRDVVTDRGREVTVTGEPVPVNADGELSGPTARRRWTVMPAVWRMFT from the coding sequence ATGGCGGAGTTGCTGGCGATCTACAACGAAGGGGCGGGCGGCGCGGACGACGCCGCCAGAACCGCGGCCATGGAGATGTTGCGCGGTGGCGCCGACGTGATCGAGGCGCCCGCCGGCCAGAAGGACCTCGATGAGATGCTCGACGCCCATCCCGGCCGGGACGTCGTCGTCCTGGGCGGTGACGGGTCGCTCCATGTGGTGGTCTCCGCCCTCCACCGGCGCGACGAGCTGGGCACCCGCACCGTGGGGCTCGTCCCGCTCGGCACCGGCAACGACTTCGCCCGGGGCTTGGGCATTCCACTGGATCCCGAGGTGGCGGCCCGCATCGTGCTCGCCGGACGGCCCCAGCCACTCGACCTCCTGGTCGACGACGAGGGTGAGGTCGTCGTCAACGCGGTACACCTCGGTATCGGGGCGGAGGCCTCCAGGCGCGCCACACCGCTCAAACCCGCGCTCGGGCGGCTCGCCTACGGCGTCGGCGGGCTGCTGGCGGGCGTGTGGAGCCCCGGCTGGCGGCTGAGCGTGACCGTCGACGGCCGGTCACTGGCCGATGGGCGTCCGGTGCTCATGGTCGGCGTCGGCAACGGCGTCACCATCGGCGGAGGCACCCCGCTGACCCCGGGCGCCAGGCCTGACGACGGCAAGGTGGACGTCGTCGTCGCGCTGACGACGGGGCCGATGGACAGGCTCCTGTACGCCCTGCGGCTGCGCCAGGGGACCCATCCCGACCTGCGCGACGTCGTCACCGACCGAGGACGGGAGGTGACGGTGACGGGCGAGCCGGTGCCGGTGAACGCCGACGGCGAGCTGAGCGGTCCGACGGCCCGGCGCCGCTGGACGGTCATGCCCGCCGTCTGGCGGATGTTCACCTGA